A single Pan troglodytes isolate AG18354 chromosome 19, NHGRI_mPanTro3-v2.0_pri, whole genome shotgun sequence DNA region contains:
- the BAHCC1 gene encoding BAH and coiled-coil domain-containing protein 1 isoform X2 → MDGRDFAPPPHLLSERGSLGHRSAAAAARLAPAGPAAQPPAHFQPGKYFPSPLPMASHTASSRLMGSSPASSFMGSFLTSSLGSAASTHPSGPSSSPPEQAYRGSHPTTSQIWFSHSHEAPGYPRFSGSLASTFLPVSHLDHHGNSNVLYGQHRFYGTQKDNFYLRNLPPQPTLLPANHNFPSVARAAPAHPMGSCSRDRDRGEAGSLQKGPKDFDRFLMGKELGREKAGKAAEGKERPAAEEDGGKERHKLVLPVPADGHCREGGPAPRGACEGRPKHLTSCLLNTKVLNGEMGRAALASCAGGMLGRPGAGVVTSGRCAKEAAGPPEPGPAFSECLERRQMLHHTASYAGPPPPLSTAAGSFPCLQLHGGPDGLCPLQDKAPRDLKASGPTFVPSVGHLADKGRPFQAAEACAVAGEGKDRHLEGTMAPDHAAPYGVSYAHLKAEGKGERRPGGFEAALNPRLKGLDYLSSAGPEASFPGLPKSGLDKSGYFELPTSSQDCARPGHQDPLGGKAPQACCTLDKTVGKEAPAGPPGAQKVARIRHQQHLMAAEVEQGGIGAEAKRKSLELASLGYSGPHLPPWGVQAGQGTAMAISEERKAGAYLDPFGSGLQQAALLPQELPAPPDEVSAMKNLLKYSSQALVVGQKAPLVGLGGLKASCIQQEAKFLSSKGPGQSERPDCARSREHDTTHGDGEVRQPPVGIAVALARQKDTASRSEAAYGTNTARQGRAAPAFKGGGGPRSTHALDLEAEEERTRLCDDRLGLASRELLLQDSKDRVEFARIHPPSSCPGDLAPHLMMQSGQLGGDPAPHTHPHPPWLPRTRSPSLWMGGHSYGLGHPALHQNLPPGFPASVAGPVPSVFPLPQDAPTQLVILPSEPTPHSAPHALADVMDQASLWPPMYGGRGPASHMQHPGQLPVYSRPQLLRQQELYALQQQRAAQFQRKPEDQHLDLEEPAQEKAPKSTHKPVALTPTAPGAPSPAAGPTKLPPCCHPPDPKPPASCPTPPPRPSAPCTLNVCPASSPGPGSRVRSAEEKNGEGQQSTADIITSEPVARAHSVAHAGLEFLASNDPPTSASQSFGITDLPPGYLRPMAGLGFSLPSDVHSSNLEDPETMQTAAPGAQPEPTRTFLPGEPPPCSPRSLEEPGLLSGAREATQDLAATPYPAERGPQGKAADPSPLEGLQELQCGALLEAGGPEATGQAHSTQGGAREERSREEGEQGPSSGASSQVLEQRAGSPGALEDEGEQPAPEEDELEEDELGQQSMEDSEEDCGGAPDNSHPPRALPGLDALVAATINLGDLPSDSPPDPQPPAASGPPSTVPLPHSSGIHGIALLSELADLAIQRQRSERTVPEEEEDVLAFNLQHLATLATAWSLVEAAGLDSSTAPAQPPTANPCSGPRLTPRMQILQRKDTWTPKTKPVCPLKAAIDRLDTQEVGMRVRLAELQRRYKEKQRELARLQRRHDHERDESSRSPARRGPGRPRKRKHSSSLPAPRPTGPLPRSDGKKVKAVRTSLGLLCAELRGGGGGEPAKKRSKLERSVYAGLQTASVEKAQCKKSSCQGGLAPSVAHRVAQLKPKVKSKGLPTGLSSFQQKEATPGGRIREKLSRAKSTKVSGATRHPQPKGHGSRETPRCPAQPSVAASQEAGNGYDSEDCEGLLGTEAPPREAGLLLHAGASVAMLGPSPSSVVKMEANQKAKKKKERQGLLGACRLSSPESEVKIKRRSVKAKVGTTLERAPGQRPPGAPGKKKAKGKAKGSLRAAPGAAPSRDALFSPSRAFACREEGSRLASERLKRATRKGTVLQPVLRRKNGALSITLATRNAKAILGKGRKLSKVKHKAGKQGKGRAVSRLLESFAVEEDFEFDDNSSFSEEEEDEEEEEEDSGPLSAEQSAALARSCAIHKEDLRDGLPVLISKEDSLLYAGSVRTLQPPDIYSIVIEGERGNRQRIYSLEQLLQEAVLDVRPQSSRYLPPGTRVCAYWSQKSRCLYPGNVVRGASGDEDEDLDSVVVEFDDGDTGHIAVSNVRLLPPDFKIQCTEPSPALLVSSSCRRTKKASSEAPPPSEATTPSLSPKAQDGPEALKTPGKKSISKDKAGAKSPTGASDHFLGRRGSPLLSWSAVAQTKRKAVAAASKGPGVLQNLFQLNGSSKKLRAREALFPVHSVATPIFGNGFRADSFSSLASSYAPFVGGTGPGLPGGAHKLLRAKKAERVEAEKGGRRRAGGEFLVKLDHEGVTSPKNKTCKALLMGDKDFSPKLGRPLPSPSYVHPALVGKDKKGRAPIPPLPMGLALRKYAGQAEFPLPYDSDCHSSFSDEDEDGPGLAAGVPSRFLARLSVSSSSSGSSTSSSSGSVSTSSLCSSDNEDSSYSSDDEDPALLLQTCLTHPVPTLLAQPEALRSKGSGPHAHAQRCFLSRATVAGTGAGSGPSSSSKSKLKRKEALSFSKAKELSRRQRPPSVENRPKISAFLPARQLWKWSGNPTQRRGMKGKARKLFYKAIVRGEETLRVGDCAVFLSAGRPNLPYIGRIESMWESWGSNMVVKVKWFYHPEETKLGKRQCDGKNALYQSCHEDENDVQTISHKCQVVAREQYEQMARSRKCQDRQDLYYLAGTYDPTTGRLVTADGVPILC, encoded by the exons CTCCGGGGTACCCCAGATTTTCGGGGAGTCTGGCATCCACCTTCCTACCCGTGAGCCACTTGGATCACCATGGAAACAGCAACGTTCTCTATGGGCAGCACCGTTTCTATGGAACCCAAAAAG ATAACTTCTACCTGCGCAACCTGCCACCCCAGCCCACGCTGCTGCCGGCCAACCACAACTTCCCCAGCGTGGCCCGGGCCGCCCCTGCCCACCCCATGGGCTCCTGCAGCCGGGATCGAGACCGGGGTGAGGCAGGCTCGCTGCAGAAGGGCCCCAAGGACTTCGACCGCTTCCTCATGGGCAAAGAGCTGGGCAGAGAGAAGGCGGGCAAGGCCGCTGAGGGCAAGGAGCGGCCAGCGGCAGAGGAGGACGGTGGCAAGGAGCGGCACAAGCTGGTGCTGCCCGTGCCAGCCGACGGGCACTGCAGGGAGGGCGGCCCCGCACCCCGAGGGGCCTGCGAGGGCCGCCCCAAGCACCTCACCTCCTGCCTCCTCAACACCAAGGTGCTCAACGGCGAGATGGGCAGGGCTGCGCTAGCCAGCTGTGCAGGGGGCATGCTGGGGCGGCCTGGCGCGGGGGTGGTGACCTCCGGGCGCTGTGCAAAGGAGGCAGCAGGCCCCCCGGAGCCCGGGCCGGCCTTCAGCGAGTGCTTGGAGCGGCGGCAGATGCTACACCACACCGCATCCTACGCCGGGCCGCCCCCGCCCCTCAGCACAGCCGCTGGCTCCTTCCCCTGCCTGCAGCTGCACGGGGGCCCTGACGGGCTCTGCCCGCTGCAGGACAAAGCCCCCCGGGACCTAAAGGCCAGCGGGCCCACCTTCGTGCCTTCTGTGGGACACCTGGCCGACAAGGGCCGCCCCTTCCAGGCCGCCGAGGCCTGTGCCGTGGCAGGGGAGGGCAAGGACCGGCACCTGGAGGGAACCATGGCCCCCGACCACGCTGCACCCTATGGAGTCTCCTATGCCCACCTGAAGGCCGAGGGCAAGGGCGAGCGGCGGCCTGGGGGCTTTGAGGCGGCCCTCAACCCCCGGCTAAAGGGCCTCGACTATCTCAGCAGCGCAGGCCCCGAGGCCTCCTTCCCCGGACTCCCTAAAAGCGGTCTGGACAAAAGCGGCTACTTCGAGTTGCCCACCTCTTCACAGgactgtgcccggcctggtcACCAGGACCCGCTGGGCGGGAAGGCCCCCCAGGCCTGCTGCACTTTAGATAAGACTGTTGGCAAGGAAGCCCCGGCCGGCCCCCCAGGGGCACAGAAGGTGGCCCGCATCAGGCACCAGCAGCACTTGATGGCCGCCGAGGTGGAGCAGGGGGGCATTGGGGCTGAGGCCAAGCGCAAGTCCCTGGAGCTGGCATCCCTGGGCTACAGTGGGCCCCACCTGCCCCCATGGGGTGTCCAGGCAGGCCAGGGCACCGCCATGGCCATCAGCGAGGAGCGCAAGGCTGGCGCCTACCTGGACCCCTTTGGCAGCGGCCTGCAGCAGGCGGCTCTTCTGCCCCAGGAACTGCCTGCGCCGCCGGACGAGGTCTCAGCCATGAAGAACCTGCTCAAATACAGCAGCCAGGCCCTGGTGGTGGGCCAGAAAGCACCCTTGGTGGGCCTGGGTGGCCTCAAGGCCAGCTGCATCCAGCAGGAAGCAAAGTTCCTGTCCTCTAAGGGCCCAGGCCAGTCGGAGAGGCCGGACTGTGCCCGCAGCAGGGAGCACGACACCACGCATGGCGACGGGGAGGTGCGGCAGCCCCCTGTGGGCATTGCAGTGGCCTTGGCCCGGCAGAAGGACACAGCGAGCCGGTCTGAGGCAGCCTACGGCACCAACACTGCGCGGCAGGGCCGGGCCGCCCCCGCCTTCAAAG GTGGCGGTGGGCCCCGTTCCACACACGCGCTGgacctggaggctgaggaggagaggaCGCGGCTATGTGATGACCGCCTGGGGCTTGCCAGCCGCGAGCTGCTGCTGCA GGACAGCAAAGACCGCGTAGAGTTCGCCCGGATCCACCCACCGAGCAGCTGCCCTGGGGACCTGGCCCCCCACCTCATGATGCAGAGCGGCCAGCTGGGCGGGGacccagccccccacacccacccccatcccccctGGCTGCCCCGCACCCGCAGCCCCTCCTTGTGGATGGGGGGGCACTCCTACG gcctggGGCACCCTGCCCTGCACCAGAACCTGCCCCCCGGCTTCCCTGCCTCCGTGGCTGGCCCCGTGCCCTCTGTCTTCCCCCTCCCACAGGATGCCCCCACGCAGCTGGTCATCCTGCCCTCAGAGCCCACACCCCACAGCGCCCCCCACGCACTTG CGGATGTCATGGACCAGGCCTCACTGTGGCCCCCCATGTACGGGGGCCGGGGCCCCGCCTCTCACATGCAGCACCCAGGCCAGCTCCCTGTGTACTCGAGGCCGCAGCTCCTCCGGCAGCAGGAGCTCTATGCTTTGCAGCAGCAGAGGGCCGCCCAGTTCCAG CGGAAGCCCGAAGACCAGCACCTGGATCTGGAGGAGCCTGCCCAGGAGAAGGCCCCAAAGTCCACCCACAAGCCAGTTGCCTTAACCCCCACGGCCCCGGGCGCCCCCTCACCCGCTGCAGGCCCCACCAAGCTGCCACCTTGCTGCCATCCGCCCGACCCAAAGCCCCCCGCCAgctgccccaccccaccacctcGGCCCAGCGCCCCGTGCACTTTAAATGTCTGCCCTGCCAGCAGCCCCGGGCCTGGCTCCCGGGTGCGCAGCGCCGAGGAAAAGAATGGGGAGGGTCAGCAGTCCACGGCTGACATCATCACATCCGAACCAG tggcacgtgctcactctgttgcccatgctggtctcgaattcctggcctcaaatgatccacccacctcagcctcccaaagttttgggattacag ACCTGCCTCCCGGATACCTGCGCCCCATGGCTGGCCTGGGCTTCTCCCTACCCTCAGACGTGCACTCTTCTAACCTCGAGGACCCTGAAACTATGCAAACCGCCGCCCCGGGGGCCCAGCCTGAGCCCACAAGGACATTCCTGCCTGGGGAGCCGCCTCCCTGCAGCCCCAGGAGCCTGGAGGAGCCCGGGCTGCTCTCAGGGGCCAGGGAGGCCACCCAGGACCTTGCCGCCACCCCCTACCCTGCCGAGCGGGGACCCCAGGGGAAGGCAGCGGACCCCAGCCCACTAGAGGGGCTACAAGAACTGCAATGTGGGGCCCTCCTCGAGGCAGGGGGCCCCGAGGCCACCGGCCAGGCTCATTCTACTCAGGGAGGGGCACGAGAAGagaggagcagggaggagggggagcagGGGCCCTCGTCAGGGGCCTCCTCCCAAGTCCTCGAGCAGCGAGCAGGGAGTCCGGGTGCCCTTGAGGACGAGGGGGAGCAGCCGGCCCCTGAGGAGGACGAGCTGGAGGAAGACGAGCTGGGGCAGCAGAGCATGGAGGACTCAGAGGAGGACTGTGGCGGAGCTCCCGACAACAGCCACCCACCCAGGGCGCTACCAGGCCTGGATGCCTTGGTGGCCGCCACCATCAACCTGGGGGACCTGCCCAGCGACAGCCCACCGGACCCTCAGCCCCCAGCAGCCTCTGGGCCCCCCAGCACAGTCCCCCTGCCCCATAGCTCAGGGATTCATGGGATCGCTCTGCTCAGCGAGCTGGCTGACCTGGCAATCCAGCGGCAGAGGAGTGAGAGGACTGTGCCAG aggaggaagaggacgtGCTAGCCTTCAACCTGCAGCACCTGGCCACGCTGGCCACAGCCTGGTCCCTGGTGGAGGCCGCTGGCCTGGACAGCTCCACTGCCCCAGCGCAGCCGCCCACGGCCAACCCCTGCAGCGGCCCCAGGCTCACCCCCCGCATGCAGATCCTGCAGCGCAAGGACACCTGGACCCCCAAGACCAAGCCT GTGTGCCCCCTGAAGGCCGCCATCGACCGGCTGGACACGCAGGAGGTGGGGATGCGCGTGCGGCTGGCGGAGCTGCAGCGGCGCTACAAGGAGAAGCAGCGGGAGCTGGCCCGCCTGCAGCGCAGGCATGACCATGA GAGAGACGAGAGCTCACGGAGCCCTGCACGGCGGGGGCCTGGCCGGCCGAGGAAGCGCAAACACTCAAGCTCGCTGCCTGCCCCACGTCCCACGGGGCCGCTCCCCAGGAGCGATGGCAAGAAAGTCAA GGCGGTGCGGACAAGCCTGGGTCTGCTGTGCGCGGAGCTGCGAGGAGGCGGTGGGGGCGAGCCTGCGAAGAAGCGAAGCAAGCTGGAGAGGAGCGTCTACGCGGGCCTGCAGACCGCCTCCGTG GAGAAGGCGCAGTGTAAGAAGAGCAGCTGTCAGGGCGGGCTGGCGCCCTCCGTGGCCCACAGGGTGGCCCAGCTGAAACCCAAGGTCAAGAGCAAAGGGCTGCCCACAGGCCTCAGCTCTTTCCAGCAGAAGGAGGCTACCCCTGGGGGGCGCATCCGGGAGAAGCTGTCCCGAGCCAAGAGTACCAAGGTGTCTGGGGCCACACGGCACCCACAGCCCAAGGGCCACGGCAGCCGGGAGACACCCaggtgcccagcccagccctccgTGGCTGCGTCCCAGGAGGCAGGCAA TGGCTATGACAGTGAGGACTGCGAGGGTCTCCTGGGGACAGAGGCACCACCCAGGGAAGCAGGGCTGCTGCTGCACGCCGGGGCCAGTGTGGCCATGCTGGGGCCCTCACCCTCCTCTGTGGTCAAGATGGAGGCCAACCAGAAGgccaagaagaagaaggagaggcaGGGGTTGCTAG GGGCCTGCCGCCTGTCCAGCCCTGAGAGTGAGGTCAAGATCAAGAGGCGGTCGGTGAAGGCCAAGGTCGGCACCACGCTGGAGCGGGCCCCAGGGCAGAGGCCCCCAGGTGCGCCGGGCAAGAAGAAAGCCAAGGGCAAGGCCAAAGGCAGCCTGCGGGCAGCGCCGGGGGCCGCCCCCAGCAGGGACGCCCTCTTCAGCCCCTCTCGGGCCTTCGCCTGCCGTGAGGAGGGCAGCCGGCTGGCCAGTGAGCGCCTCAAGAGGGCCACGCGCAAGGGCACGGTGCTGCAGCCAGTGCTGCGG CGGAAGAACGGGGCCCTGTCCATCACACTGGCCACACGCAACGCCAAGGCCATCCTGGGGAAGGGCCGGAAGCTGAGCAAGGTGAAGCACAAGGCCGGCAAGCAG GGCAAGGGCCGGGCCGTGAGCCGCCTGCTGGAAAGCTTCGCCGTGGAGGAAGACTTTGAGTTCGACGACAACAGCAGCTTCTCggaagaggaggaggacgaggaggaagaggaggaggacagcGGCCCCCTGAGCGCAGAGCAGAGCGCCGCCCTGG CGCGCTCGTGTGCCATCCACAAGGAGGACCTGCGGGACGGGCTGCCCGTGCTCATCTCCAAGGAGGATAGCCTGCTGTACGCGGGCAGCGTCAGGACCCTGCAGCCACCCGACAT CTATAGCATCGTCATCGAGGGCGAGAGGGGCAACCGGCAGAGGATCTACTCActggagcagctgctgcaggAAGCG GTTCTCGATGTGCGGCCACAGTCCAGCCGGTACCTCCCGCCCGGCACGCGGGTCTGCGCCTACTGGAGTCAGAAGTCTCGATGTCTGTACCCGGGCAACGTGGTCCGGG GGGCCTCCGGTGACGAAGATGAGGACCTGGACTCAGTAGTGGTGGAATTTGACGATGGTGATACCGGCCACATCGCCGTCTCCAACGTCAGGCTGCTGCCCCCTGATTTCAAGATCCAGT GCACAGAGCCCTCTCCAGCCCTGCTAGTGTCTAGCAGCTGCCGGAGGACCAAGAAGGCATCCAGTGAGGCACCCCCGCCTAGTgaagccaccacccccagcctgtcCCCCAAAGCACAGGACGGCCCCGAAGCTTTGAAGACACCTGGGAAAAAATCCATTAGCAAAGACAAAGCTG gtgccAAATCCCCCACGGGGGCCTCCGACCACTTCCTGGGCCGCCGTGGCAGCCCCTTGCTGAGCTGGTCCGCGGTGGCGCAGACCAAGCGGAAGGCGGTGGCAGCGGCCAGCAAGGGGCCGGGGGTGCTGCAGAACCTCTTCCAGCTCAACGGCAGCAGCAAGAAGCTGCGGGCCCGCGAGGCCCTGTTCCCCGTGCACAGCGTGGCCACACCCATATTTGGCAACGGCTTCCGCGCCGACTCCTTCAGCAGCCTGGCCAGCTCCTACGCGCCCTTCGTCGGGGGGACCGGGCCGGGCCTCCCCGGGGGAGCCCACAAGCTGCTGCGGGCTAAGAAGGCCGAGAGGGtggaggccgagaagggtgggCGGCGGCGGGCGGGCGGTGAGTTCCTGGTCAAGCTGGACCACGAGGGTGTGACCTCCCCCAAGAACAAGACCTGCAAGGCGTTGCTCATGGGGGACAAGGACTTCAGCCCCAAGCTCGGGcggcccctgcccagccccagctaTGTGCACCCGGCCCTTGTGGGCAAGGACAAGAAGGGGCGGGCACCCATCCCCCCGCTGCCCATGGGGCTGGCGCTGCGCAAGTACGCGGGCCAGGCAGAGTTCCCACTGCCCTACGACAGCGACTGCCACAGCTCCTTCTCGGACGAGGACGAGGACGGGCCGGGGCTGGCGGCCGGCGTGCCCTCCCGCTTCCTCGCCCGCCTGTCcgtgtcctcctcctcctccggctcgtccacctcctcctcctcaggcTCCGTGTCCAcctccagcctctgctcctccgACAACGAGGACTCGTCCTACAGCTCAGACGACGAGGACCCGGCTCTGCTGCTGCAGACCTGCCTCACCCACCCCGTGCCCACCCTCCTGGCCCAGCCCGAGGCCCTGCGCTCCAAGGGCAGCGGCCCTCACGCGCATGCCCAGCGCTGCTTCCTGTCCAGGGCCACGGTGGCTGGCACCGGTGCGGGCTCAggccccagcagcagcagcaaatccAAGCTCAAGCGCAAAGAGGCCCTGAGCTTCTCCAAAGCCAAAGAGCTCTCCCGGAGGCAGCGGCCGCCCTCCGTGGAAAACCGGCCAAAGATCTCAGCCTTCCTGCCCGCCCGGCAGCTCTGGAAGTGGTCGGGGAATCCCACACAG CGGCGTGGCATGAAGGGGAAGGCCCGGAAGCTGTTCTACAAGGCCATCGTGCGGGGCGAGGAGACCCTGCGTGTCGGGGACTGTGCCGTCTTCCTGTCAGCTGGGCGGCCCAACCTCCCCTACATCGGCCGCATCGAGAGCATGTGGGAGTCGTGGGGCAGCAACATGGTGGTCAAGGTCAAGTGGTTCTACCACCCCGAGGAGACCAAGCTGGGCAAGAGGCAGTGTGACGGCAAG AATGCGCTGTACCAGTCCT